Proteins encoded by one window of Cylindrospermum stagnale PCC 7417:
- a CDS encoding AAA family ATPase produces the protein MIHNQDILQKDYQIIEKIYESASSLIYRAILKLNNQPIILKILKEDYPSPSELTRYKQEYEITSSLNADNIIKAYKLQRYKNSLVMLLEDFGGESLKILISKHQFSLEVFLTIAIKTTESLAAIHNANIIHKDINSANIVYNQETRQLKIIDFGISTRLSQENQIISNINQLEGTLAYISPEQTGRMNRGIDYRSDFYSLGVTFYELLTNQLPFTTNDPIELVHCHIAQHPKIPNELIASIPLTLSNIIIKLLAKTPEERYQSAWGIKADLETCLQQLKTTGNIGHFSLGSQDISDKFHIPQKLYGREQEITQLLTTFERVSQGKAEIILVSGYSGIGKSALVNEIHKPITKQRGFFINGKFDQLQRDIPYAAITQAWQGLVRQLLSEPEITLKTWKEKILAVLGNNSQIIIDIIPDLEKIIGKQPPVEQLGATETQDRFNLFFARFVHIFSQKEHPLTIFLDDLQWADLPSLNLIEKLITNVDSQYLLIIGAYRNNEVSPTHPLTQTLEQIKKAEVIINQIMLQPLGISDVKQLMADTLNCSREDVQPLAELVTKKTAGNSFFITQLLQTLYKEKLLVLNVPQLPIHQRENNQGFWQWNIEKIQQIGITDNVVDLVVRKIEKLEQNTQNILKLAACIGNRFNLEILSIVNRKSLTFTSQEIQPALQEGLIIPLSNDYKLPLLWSEEEISGDTSEISSDFILKNSTSIPYKFLHDRVQQAAYSLILEAEKKSIHLQIGRLLRNNTPADELEENIFNIVHQLNEGLSLITEPLEKYELAKLNLQAAKKSKASTAYEPALKYLEMGLSLLGSNSWNEQYTLTWELHIETLELLYLNTKFDQFEEFSNTVLQQAQEILDQAKINQLQILYYCTTFQANKAIDIAIKISRKLGTHISQEQGDIENKIAQQQDLIQLFLQDKNLEYLYQLPVMTDKYQIAIVQILQQIIAATHTTNFPLFVEIILIQLNLCIKYGNPPNAAYIYNTYGMLLCSIKQDIDYGYQFGNLALKLVEKSKIKKLEVFVLQMYYGQIWHWKEYLRNIVAQNKLIYGFKIGIDTGGNEFASYVAINYCLIKFFGGQNLEEVEQDYQKYSGVIKNLKLQFSIFIMETFHKLIIKFLGINNYDKLIISDNVEQEYLENWIQNNSQWLIFFFYFTRTFYCYLLKDYACACANGIKAEKYVEASSSFLTAPQHNFYSSLSYLAHYSACDIKQQQNLIEQVDKNQESMKIWSNHCPENFQHKYDLVAAEKARALVQYWQAEDLYERAIQGAKKYEFIHEEALAYERAAEFYLHLGREEIGQLYLRNAHHCYTRWGAKAKVKQLEDEYPEYFIGNTNQGTAKSLSTTISTSGSNGEFLDLTTVIKASQALAGEIVLNKLLAKLMKIMIENAGARKGFLLLHSDDNWVIEAVGAIDSDDVTILQSIPVDSPDASTPLLSTAIINYVARTQENVVLNDATQEGQFTRDPYIVITQPKSILCTPLLNQGKLSGILYLENNLATGAFTPERVEVLNILSSQAAISIKNSRLYATLEQKVEKRTQELSQTLEILKETQAKLEFENALLKSAEEASIYDYQVGGSLPIDAPTYVVRSADRYLYKALKSGEFCYILNTRQMGKSSLMVRMMHYLQQESFCCAAIDMTRIGSENITPEQWYKGLAVELWQGFDLLGKVNLKAWWQENIELSPVQRLSRFFEEVLLGEVKLPDNTLAPKIVIFLDEIDSVLGLDFSVNDFFALVRSCYNQRGINPEYQRLCFVLLGVATPSDLITDYRRTPFNIGQAIQLHGFQLHEAQPLLQGLSDKVSNPQAVLQEVLFWTNGQPFLTQKICKLIRSLSSSVPEKTEKAWIKNLICTNIIDNWETQDEPEHLRTICDRILKGERQATDLLELYRRILEQGQVRAVDSLDERELILSGLLVKEQSYLKIHNRIYELIFNNSWIELQASLNRNMNGADPAN, from the coding sequence ATGATTCACAATCAAGATATTCTTCAAAAAGACTACCAGATTATTGAAAAAATATATGAAAGTGCTAGTTCATTGATCTATCGAGCCATTCTCAAGCTTAATAATCAACCCATTATTCTGAAGATTCTTAAGGAAGATTATCCCAGCCCCTCAGAACTCACCCGATATAAACAGGAATATGAAATTACAAGTTCCTTAAACGCAGATAACATTATTAAAGCCTACAAATTACAGCGATATAAAAATAGTTTAGTAATGCTGTTGGAAGACTTTGGCGGTGAATCTTTAAAAATTTTAATATCCAAACATCAATTTAGCTTAGAAGTATTTCTGACCATTGCTATCAAGACCACTGAGAGTTTAGCAGCTATTCACAACGCTAATATTATTCACAAAGACATTAACTCTGCCAACATTGTCTATAACCAAGAAACTAGACAACTGAAAATAATTGACTTTGGTATTTCTACTCGTTTATCTCAAGAAAATCAGATTATTAGCAATATCAATCAATTAGAAGGAACATTAGCTTATATTTCTCCAGAACAAACTGGTAGAATGAACCGGGGTATAGATTACCGGAGTGATTTTTATTCTTTAGGTGTCACTTTCTATGAACTATTAACAAATCAACTTCCATTTACTACCAATGACCCCATAGAATTAGTCCATTGTCATATCGCACAACACCCAAAAATACCAAATGAACTGATTGCTTCAATTCCTTTAACATTATCTAATATCATTATCAAATTGTTAGCAAAAACCCCAGAGGAAAGATATCAAAGTGCTTGGGGAATTAAAGCAGATTTAGAAACTTGTCTCCAGCAATTAAAAACTACAGGAAACATTGGTCATTTTTCTTTAGGATCTCAGGATATTTCTGATAAGTTTCATATTCCACAAAAACTCTATGGACGAGAGCAGGAAATTACTCAACTGTTAACTACTTTTGAGCGAGTTAGCCAAGGTAAAGCGGAAATAATTCTGGTTTCTGGTTATTCAGGTATCGGTAAATCTGCCTTAGTTAATGAAATTCATAAACCAATTACAAAACAAAGAGGATTCTTTATCAATGGTAAATTTGACCAGTTACAACGAGATATTCCTTATGCAGCAATAACCCAAGCTTGGCAAGGTTTAGTCCGTCAACTCTTGAGTGAACCGGAAATCACCCTAAAAACTTGGAAAGAAAAAATTTTAGCAGTTTTAGGAAATAATAGTCAAATAATTATTGATATCATTCCTGACTTAGAAAAGATTATCGGTAAACAGCCACCAGTTGAGCAACTAGGAGCAACGGAAACACAAGATAGATTTAACTTATTTTTTGCCAGATTTGTCCACATTTTCAGTCAAAAAGAACACCCCTTAACAATCTTTCTCGATGACTTACAATGGGCTGATTTACCATCTTTGAATTTAATTGAAAAACTAATTACCAATGTTGACAGCCAATATTTATTGATTATAGGGGCATACCGAAATAATGAAGTCAGTCCTACCCATCCTTTAACGCAAACATTAGAGCAAATTAAAAAAGCTGAAGTTATAATTAATCAAATTATGCTTCAACCTTTGGGAATTAGCGATGTTAAACAATTAATGGCTGATACCCTAAATTGCTCTAGAGAAGATGTACAACCTTTAGCAGAGTTAGTCACTAAAAAAACTGCTGGTAATTCTTTCTTTATCACTCAATTACTCCAAACATTGTATAAAGAAAAACTATTAGTGTTGAATGTTCCTCAACTCCCCATTCATCAAAGAGAAAATAATCAGGGTTTTTGGCAGTGGAATATTGAGAAAATTCAACAAATAGGTATAACTGATAATGTAGTTGACTTGGTGGTCAGAAAGATTGAAAAACTAGAGCAAAATACACAAAATATTTTAAAATTAGCTGCTTGTATAGGCAACAGATTTAATTTAGAAATTCTGTCCATTGTCAATAGAAAATCACTGACTTTCACTTCTCAGGAAATACAGCCAGCACTTCAGGAGGGTTTGATTATTCCCCTAAGCAATGACTATAAATTACCCTTGCTATGGAGTGAAGAAGAAATATCAGGTGATACTTCAGAAATTTCCTCGGACTTCATCCTCAAAAATTCCACATCTATTCCCTATAAATTTTTACATGATCGAGTACAACAAGCGGCTTACAGTCTGATTTTAGAAGCAGAGAAAAAATCTATTCATTTGCAAATAGGCCGTTTGTTGAGGAACAATACTCCAGCAGATGAATTAGAGGAAAATATTTTTAATATTGTTCATCAACTTAACGAAGGATTAAGTTTAATTACTGAGCCATTAGAAAAATATGAGTTAGCTAAATTGAATCTTCAAGCAGCTAAAAAATCTAAAGCCTCGACAGCTTATGAACCCGCTCTTAAATATTTAGAAATGGGATTAAGTCTCTTAGGATCAAATAGCTGGAATGAGCAATATACATTGACATGGGAATTGCATATAGAAACTTTAGAGTTGCTTTACTTAAACACTAAATTTGATCAATTTGAAGAGTTTTCTAATACTGTTCTGCAACAAGCCCAAGAAATTCTTGATCAAGCAAAAATTAATCAGCTACAAATATTATACTATTGTACGACATTTCAAGCTAATAAAGCAATAGACATTGCTATTAAAATTTCAAGAAAGTTGGGAACACATATTTCTCAAGAACAGGGCGATATAGAAAATAAAATTGCACAACAACAAGACTTAATACAATTATTTTTACAGGATAAAAACCTTGAATATTTATATCAATTACCTGTAATGACCGATAAGTATCAAATAGCGATAGTACAAATACTACAACAAATTATTGCAGCTACACATACGACAAACTTCCCTTTATTTGTTGAAATAATATTGATTCAGCTTAATCTTTGTATAAAATATGGAAATCCACCTAATGCTGCTTATATATATAATACTTATGGAATGCTTTTGTGTAGCATAAAACAAGATATTGATTATGGATATCAGTTTGGCAATTTGGCTCTCAAGCTAGTAGAAAAATCTAAAATTAAAAAATTAGAAGTTTTTGTTTTACAAATGTATTATGGACAGATATGGCATTGGAAAGAGTATCTCAGGAATATAGTTGCACAAAATAAATTAATATATGGCTTTAAAATAGGCATAGATACTGGAGGAAATGAGTTTGCTTCTTATGTAGCTATAAATTATTGCTTGATCAAGTTTTTCGGGGGACAAAATTTAGAAGAAGTTGAGCAGGATTACCAAAAATATTCTGGGGTTATTAAAAACTTAAAACTACAATTTTCTATATTTATTATGGAAACGTTTCATAAATTAATAATTAAATTTTTAGGTATAAATAATTATGATAAATTAATAATTAGTGATAACGTAGAACAAGAATATTTAGAAAATTGGATTCAGAATAATAGTCAATGGTTAATCTTTTTTTTCTATTTTACCAGAACATTTTATTGTTATCTTTTAAAAGATTATGCTTGTGCTTGTGCTAATGGAATTAAGGCAGAAAAATATGTAGAAGCTTCTAGTTCATTTCTAACTGCTCCCCAGCATAATTTTTATTCTTCTCTTTCTTATCTTGCTCATTATAGTGCTTGTGATATCAAGCAGCAACAAAATTTAATTGAGCAAGTAGATAAAAATCAAGAGAGCATGAAAATATGGTCTAACCATTGTCCAGAAAATTTTCAACATAAATATGATTTAGTGGCGGCTGAAAAAGCACGAGCATTAGTCCAATATTGGCAAGCGGAAGACCTTTATGAACGAGCTATTCAAGGGGCTAAAAAATATGAATTTATCCACGAAGAAGCTCTAGCTTATGAACGAGCAGCAGAATTTTATTTGCACCTGGGTAGGGAAGAAATTGGCCAGTTATATCTGAGAAATGCCCACCATTGTTACACTCGCTGGGGAGCTAAAGCCAAAGTCAAGCAATTAGAAGATGAATATCCAGAATATTTTATAGGAAATACAAACCAAGGGACAGCTAAAAGCCTCAGCACAACTATCTCTACTAGCGGTAGTAATGGAGAATTCCTTGACTTAACAACGGTTATTAAAGCATCTCAAGCCCTAGCCGGAGAAATTGTTCTGAACAAGTTGCTGGCAAAGTTAATGAAAATAATGATTGAGAATGCAGGCGCTCGAAAAGGCTTTTTGCTTCTACATTCTGATGATAACTGGGTCATTGAAGCAGTGGGAGCAATAGATTCTGATGATGTTACCATACTACAATCTATTCCAGTAGACTCACCAGATGCCTCCACCCCGTTGCTCTCAACCGCTATCATCAACTATGTCGCCCGCACCCAGGAAAATGTAGTTCTCAATGATGCCACCCAGGAGGGACAATTTACCCGCGACCCCTACATTGTCATCACTCAACCTAAATCAATTCTCTGCACTCCCCTACTGAATCAAGGGAAATTGAGCGGTATTTTATATTTAGAAAATAATCTCGCAACTGGGGCATTTACACCAGAGCGAGTGGAAGTCTTAAATATCCTTTCTAGTCAAGCCGCTATCTCTATTAAAAATTCTCGCCTCTACGCAACCCTGGAGCAAAAAGTAGAAAAGCGTACTCAAGAACTATCACAGACTCTAGAAATTCTTAAAGAAACTCAAGCTAAATTGGAATTTGAGAATGCGCTGCTCAAAAGTGCCGAAGAAGCCTCAATTTATGATTATCAAGTTGGCGGTAGTTTGCCAATTGATGCTCCTACTTATGTAGTGCGCTCTGCCGACCGTTATCTCTACAAAGCATTGAAGAGTGGAGAGTTTTGTTACATTCTCAATACACGACAAATGGGTAAATCAAGTTTGATGGTGCGGATGATGCACTACTTACAACAAGAAAGTTTTTGCTGTGCTGCCATTGATATGACCCGAATTGGCAGTGAAAACATTACCCCAGAACAATGGTATAAGGGATTAGCTGTTGAGTTGTGGCAAGGTTTTGACCTGCTAGGTAAGGTTAATTTAAAAGCTTGGTGGCAAGAAAATATCGAACTTTCCCCTGTGCAGCGATTGAGTAGATTTTTTGAAGAAGTTTTGTTAGGCGAAGTTAAATTGCCGGATAATACTCTTGCACCTAAAATAGTCATCTTTTTAGATGAAATTGATAGTGTTTTAGGTTTGGACTTTTCAGTTAATGATTTCTTTGCCCTGGTTCGCTCCTGCTATAATCAGCGCGGTATTAATCCAGAGTATCAGCGGTTGTGCTTTGTTTTATTGGGAGTTGCTACTCCGAGTGATTTAATTACAGATTATCGCCGTACGCCTTTTAATATTGGTCAGGCAATTCAACTGCATGGCTTCCAATTACACGAAGCTCAACCTCTGCTTCAAGGTTTATCAGACAAGGTGAGCAACCCACAAGCAGTGCTTCAAGAAGTATTGTTCTGGACTAACGGTCAGCCGTTTTTAACTCAAAAGATTTGCAAGCTGATTCGTAGTTTATCATCTTCTGTCCCCGAAAAAACTGAAAAAGCCTGGATTAAGAATTTGATTTGCACTAATATTATAGACAACTGGGAAACTCAGGACGAACCAGAGCATTTAAGGACAATTTGCGATCGCATCCTCAAAGGAGAACGACAAGCTACTGATCTGCTGGAACTGTATCGACGAATTTTAGAGCAAGGACAGGTGAGGGCAGTAGATAGTCTGGATGAACGAGAATTGATATTATCAGGGTTATTAGTTAAAGAACAGAGTTATTTAAAAATCCACAACCGGATTTATGAATTAATTTTTAACAATAGTTGGATTGAGCTACAGGCGTCGCTGAATCGAAATATGAATGGTGCAGATCCTGCGAATTAG